GAAAAATAGCGGGTGTGGGTTCTTTTCTCCACGACCCGAAAACCGGTTTCCGTAAGAATTTTCTCCAGCGTTTTGGGGGAGAAGTAAAAAAGATGCCCCGGGAGAATCGCGTACCACTTCTCCTTGGTCCGTTTCGCTGCAAAGCTTTCGATGTTGGGAGTGGTCAATACAAAAACGCCGTTCGGTTTTAAGATTTTTGTGACTTCCGAAAGAACTTGTCTTGGATCCGTCAAATGCTCGATGACATCCAGCATCGTTATGGCGTCAAAACTCTCCGGTTTCCAATTCAGCTTCTCCAGCGGCTGGTTGTAAATGGAAAGCCCGAACGTTTTTTCCGCATGCTCTTTTGACCATTTTGAGAACTCGATGCCCGCCGTCTCCCATCCCCGGCCTTTCGCCTCCGCCAAAAAAAAACCGGCCGAGCTGCCGATGTCCAAAATTTTCCCCTTGTTTGTAAGCCGTTCGATTCGTTCCAGAATTTTTCGCGACGCCTTCCGCCGTCCAGTTTCTTCTTCAAGATAAGTCGGGTCTGACTTGCTCGGTATGGCGGCAAACGCCTCCCGTTCCGCCTTCGCAAGCATCCAAAGCCCGCAATTTGGGCAGGCGTAGAGGTTTCCATGCCTGCCGGTGCGGTTTTCGGTGATGGCGTAGCTTTCCTCCTCCGGTTTGGTGGTGGACGGGTATCGCAGTTCGACCGGCGAGGCGCAGAGGTAACAAAGCTCCAGCGGGGAGGAAGCCATTACGAAGTTTTAGGGGGAAGTTCCAATAGATACAGCGTGCCGCCCGCCACCGGATAGGCCTTCAGAACCTTCGATTTTGCCAAAACGTCCGGATAGGTTTCCTGAAAAAATTGCGCCTCCCAACCCCCTTGAAAAATCAAAAGATGGGTCACCGGAAAGCGCTCCAAAACCTTTTCTTTGTGCAAATAGATCTGCATCGGCAAAGCCCTCACCGGCGCTTCAATCGTGGCGGAGGAAGACCACGGCCCCGCAACCATGCTACCCGTCGGCAGGTTCCTCAAATCCCGCGAAAGCTCCACTTCCTGATAGGTTTTGTTCTTCGACCAGCGGTTGTACTGCGAAAAATCGGAAATTATGCCAAAGAAGAGCAGAACGAGCACGAGAACCCGCGCGGGGAAAACCGAAACACCGGACTTTTTCGCTAGCTTCGAGCTTAACCACCACCACAATCCTAATCCTACGACGCCGACAATTACTGCTTGAGTGAGCAGCTTGCCGTAATTTTGCACTGTTTTCAAAAGGTCTTCAAACCAGATCTGCGGACTGGCGCTGAAGGTATCCACCAGCCCCGTAAAACTCGGATAATTGTTCAGCATAAAAGCGTACCAGGTGTAAAGCAGGTTGAAACTGAAAAGAATTACCAGGGGGGCTTTCAAAAGCAGGCCTGTTGCGGTTGGCTGGGCCGGCTTGAATCCCTCCTGCCAGAGTTCGACCGCCTTCAAGCTGGCCCAGAAAATCGTCGGCAAAAGAAAAATCATCTGGTACCGCAGGGGATGATAATTGGTTAGTGAGAGCATTATCGTTCCCGTGCAATAGCCCGCGAAAATGATAAACTTAAGCGAATTTTTTTCTTTCAGCCTGTCCCTAATATCCCCCACCCAAGCCAAAAGCCCCCAACAGGCGAGAAGAAAGACGATGGGTGCCCGGGCCGAAAGCCTGTCCCCTGTGCCGAGCGTAACAATGTTGCGGATGAAAACCCAGATATCCTCCGGCTTTCCCCCCGCCGATTCAATGGTGTTCGCCTTCACCATCAGCCGCGCCGGATAACCGAAGGGCAGAATAATTGTCAATACCCAGACAATTGGGCCGATGAGAAACCCGCTGGCAAAAAACAAAAGCGGCTTCCACCCCTTTTCCTTCAAGGGGGAGTCCGGCACGAAAAATTTTTGCCTTAATGCTTCGGCCACCAACACCGGCGCGAAAAAAAGCCCTGAAAGTTTGACAAAGAATATCGCCACGGAGGCGGAAAGCCCGGCCAAAAGAAACTGCCAGTTTTTGCGGGCCGGCAGCGTCCAGAAAAAAATCGAAAGCAGAACAAAAAACATCATCGTGGACTCTTCCAAAGCCAAGCGGTTCTGCATTATCCATAGAAAGTTGGTTGATGCAAGCAGGCTTCCCAAAAGCCCGGCCTTCGTGCCGCCTTCCCGTTTCAAAATGAAGAAGGTGAGAAGAATCGTCCCCAACCCGAAAAGCACGGA
The sequence above is drawn from the Verrucomicrobiia bacterium genome and encodes:
- a CDS encoding class I SAM-dependent methyltransferase is translated as MASSPLELCYLCASPVELRYPSTTKPEEESYAITENRTGRHGNLYACPNCGLWMLAKAEREAFAAIPSKSDPTYLEEETGRRKASRKILERIERLTNKGKILDIGSSAGFFLAEAKGRGWETAGIEFSKWSKEHAEKTFGLSIYNQPLEKLNWKPESFDAITMLDVIEHLTDPRQVLSEVTKILKPNGVFVLTTPNIESFAAKRTKEKWYAILPGHLFYFSPKTLEKILTETGFRVVEKRTHTRYFSAAYFFYRLGGYLAFMEKLGKNRSLKKLMLPLNFGDQMEWYVGKKG
- a CDS encoding glycosyltransferase family 39 protein; translation: MAEKKPKSARPVSSAQAREISPKTAGLLLGFILLVGFLLRINGLTADAPRDLTWSLSPYTDEGFMVQNAKNKVLFGRWLLDDFFRMAVSPLFSVIMFVNFKLFGFGFSQARMISVLFGLGTILLTFFILKREGGTKAGLLGSLLASTNFLWIMQNRLALEESTMMFFVLLSIFFWTLPARKNWQFLLAGLSASVAIFFVKLSGLFFAPVLVAEALRQKFFVPDSPLKEKGWKPLLFFASGFLIGPIVWVLTIILPFGYPARLMVKANTIESAGGKPEDIWVFIRNIVTLGTGDRLSARAPIVFLLACWGLLAWVGDIRDRLKEKNSLKFIIFAGYCTGTIMLSLTNYHPLRYQMIFLLPTIFWASLKAVELWQEGFKPAQPTATGLLLKAPLVILFSFNLLYTWYAFMLNNYPSFTGLVDTFSASPQIWFEDLLKTVQNYGKLLTQAVIVGVVGLGLWWWLSSKLAKKSGVSVFPARVLVLVLLFFGIISDFSQYNRWSKNKTYQEVELSRDLRNLPTGSMVAGPWSSSATIEAPVRALPMQIYLHKEKVLERFPVTHLLIFQGGWEAQFFQETYPDVLAKSKVLKAYPVAGGTLYLLELPPKTS